The sequence GAGGATATTGCCCGTTGCGTCGACCTCCTGTTGGCGTCTCAAAAGCCGGCACTTTTCGTCGGCCACGGGGTAGTGCTTTCGGAGGCATCCAAAGAGCTCACTGAGCTTGCCCATCGATTGAAGTTGCCTGTGATTGCATCGCCGAACGGGATGGGATCTTTGGATATGGAGGACCCCTTGTCGCTCGGCTTTATTGGCCGCAATGGGGCCTATGCCGCCAACCAAGCTGGGCGCCTCAGCGATCTTGTCATAGCAATCGGGGCACGTTTCGACGACAGGTCGTCTTCGTCCTGGCTCCCCGGCTATTCGTGGAATTTTCCGGCGACGAAACTGGTTCATGTCGACGTGGATCATGCCGAGTTGGGTCGCAGTTATGCTCCGGACATTCCTATTCTGGCTGATGCTAGAAGTTTTCTGCGGCAGGTCTTGGCGGAACTTGATGCTCGAGGCATTGAGAGCCACGTGCACAATCAATACTGGTTGGACGATATCAAGGTCTGGAAAAAGGAGTGGGATGACTTTACGCGCCCGAACTTCGAACTTCATACGAAGCCAATCCGCCCGGAACGAATCGTCGAGGATTGCCAGAAGGTGCTATCAGACGATACGATCATGACCTTTGACGCCGGCATCCATCACAACTGGTTCATGCAGTTCTGGAAAGCGCGTCGTCCGCAGAACATGCTGAACAGTTGGGGTTTCTCCGGAATGGGGTTCGGCCCGGCTGCGGCCCTCGGTGCGAAACTCGCGGCGCCCGATCGTCCGGTTGTTTCGGTCTGTGGAGATGGCGGATTTGCCATGGTGCCGCATGTCCTTTGCACAGCGGTTGAGTACAACATCCCCGTTGTTTGGGTCGTCTGGAACAACTTTGCCTGGGGCGCGATCCGGGATCTACAATATGGTTTGTTCAACGGTCGTGAAATCGGCACTGGATTTTATTCTGGTCCCAATTCCGAGCCGTATAATCCTGATTTTGCGGGTTGGGCCAAGGCTGCGGGTGTCGACGCTGTCACCGTAACCAAGTCTGAAGATTTCGCTGGTGCCTTGGAGCATGCCGTTAGAACAAACAGACCCTATCTCATCGATGTTCATGTCGACGCTGACGTGCGCCCGCCTGCAACCGGCGCGTGGCAGTTGCCGCCGATCCCGTTCAAGGAGCCCGCATTCGGCGAGCGTACCTTGCAACCAGGTGCGCGCTGAGGTCGGAGACGGGAATGGCTAGGATATTCATAACCGGCGGCAGTGGCTTTGTTGGCGCGGCCATTGTTGAAAGACTTGCGCAAAGAGGGGATGATGTTGCGGCTTTCGATATCGTCGAGGGTCCCCAACTCAAAACCTTGCGGGCTAGGTACTCAAATATTGCGTTCTTTCCTGGCGAGTTGACGGAATGGTCGCAACTGGCTGAAGCAATGAAGGCGTTTCGAGCCGACGCTGTGGTTCATTGTGCGGCGGTGGTGGGAATCTTGAATGGCGCGTCCAGTCGGTTGTGGACGATGCGCGTCAACGTCGAGGGCTCTTTGAATGTTTTGTCGGCCATGCGCTTGTGTGATGTGCCGCGCATGATCAACCTTTCCTCCGAAGAAGTATATGGAACCTTTTCCGCCAACAGGATTGACGAAACACACCCCTGTTTCCCGGTGAAGACCTACGGGATTTCCAAGTTCGCGACAGAGCAACTTTCGCGCGATTTTGCCGAGGAAAACGGGATTGAGGTGATTCATATCCGCACCTGCTGGGTTTATGGGCCCGGTCTTCCGCGCCCGCGCATACCCAAAACGTTTGTGGACGCAGCGGTGGAGGGGCGGAGCCTTCATCTTGAGGGCGGCGCCGAATATAGGGTGGATCAAGTCTATATCGATGACCTGACGGATGGACTTATCGCTGCCCTCGATCATCAGGCGCATCGCCATGACGTCTATCACATCTCGACAGGTGAGGCGCCCACCTTGGGTCAAATGGTCGACTGGATCCGCGAAATCGTCCCCGATGCCGATGTCTCCATTTCATCAGGGCCGTATCAGGTGGGGCCAGGTGTCGTCGCGGTGCGGAAAGGTGCACTTGACTGTGATCGGGCCTGCAGAGCGTTTGGATACAAGCCGAAATTCACCCTCAGGGACGGGCTGGCGGCCTGTGTCGCGGCTCGTCGTCAGGTGCTTGCCGATGCTTGATCGGAGCGCTCAAAGCGGTGAAAAGCCGCGCAGCCGAGCTTCCGCCCACTGCGCGGCCAATCCTTCAGGCCTTGCGACGTTCCAGCAGACGGATCATCCCATCGAGGCCGAGGATGTAGGAATCGGTTCCAAATCCCAGAACGAAGCCCTCGCACATCTCGGCGGTCAGGGACCGCAGGTAGCCTTCGATGCTGCGGTGAGTGATGTGAACTTCGATATAGGGAAGGGTCGGACGAACGGCGGCGAGACAATCCTTAAGCGCGTGGCCGGCATATTGAAACCCCGCCGGATTCATCAACAAACCGTCCATGCCATCTTCGGCGGCCTGATATATGCGGTTTATCGCTTCACCTTCAATGTTGGTGTAGTAGATTTCAAGATCCACACCGCATTCCGCCGCGCGGTTCATCATCGCGGCATCGAGCTCCTGCGCGGTGGTGCTGCCATATCGTTCCGGCTCTCGGCGTCCGAGCCAATTCATATTCGCGCCTTGTAGCATCAAAATGCGCCATGGTTGACTTGCTTTCGTCATTTGGTGTCTCCTTTCGAAAGAGCGACTCGGCTTTTGGTCTTCGTAATCTCTAATATGGTGTCCGTTGAGGATATGCGGACTTGTCCTGGAAATGAAAGGTAAAATTGTGGAGAAGGAAGAAAGATGAGTGAGCGTAAATCGGTTATCCGAAATATAGTCGAAGTTCCGTGGAAAGAGTTTCCAAATCACTTTGGCGGCGCTTTGTCCAAACCTTTGGTCGATTCCGAGGGGCTTGGCGCAAAACATATCGACCACAGGATTTCCTGCTATGAGCCGATGGCCTATGTGGCATTGCACAAACACAAGGTGCAGGAACAGATTTACCACGTGCTGTCTGGCGAGGGTCTGTTTGAGCATGACGGCGAAAAGACCGTCGTGCGCGCCCATGACGTGATCTTCATTCCGCCGGGTGTGGAACACGCGTTTTACAACACCGGACTGGATCGCCTGGTCTTTCTGGTCATCACGTCGCCACCGTCTGACGACTGAGGGGTGGCCCCGGTTCAAAGGCCGGGGCAACGCAGGGTCTTTGTGGAGGAAGAAATGGCTCTACTTATCACCGGAGCGACCGGGCATGTCGGTCTGACGCTGGTGCGTCTTGCGCTGGCAGAAGGCTTTGACGTTGTTGCGCAGCACCGTGCGCCGGTCGCAGAGGCGTTGAAGGAAGAGCTTGGCCCGCGCGTGCAGTGGGCGCGCTGCGACCTGTCCGACGCCTTCTCAACCGCGGCGGGGCTTGCCGCCTTCCAGATTGACGTCTGCGTACACACGGCGGCCGTTCCCAATGACCGGATCGCTGCGGGGATCCCTTGGGAAACCGTCCAGACAAACGCCGTGGCGACCTCGGCTCTGCTCGAGCTGGCCCGTCAGCAGGGGTGGCGTTTTGTCTATGTCAGCACGGGCTCGGTCTTCCAGAACGACATGGATCTGAGTGTCCCGGTGCTTGAGGACACAGCCCTGTCGCCGCGCACGCTTTATGGGTCGACAAAAGCCGCCGGAGAGTTGTTCACCGGCATGTATCGAAATCAATTCGGGCTTTCAGCCGCGACGGTGCGGATCGGCTTTGTCTACGGGCCGCCGCTGGTGCCGGCACAGTGGGATTTGCCGCGCGGTCCGCTGGTCGCCTTCCTGCGCGAGGCGATGCTGGGAATTCCGGTCCGCGAGACATCCGGCGGCGATTTCGTCGCCAGCTTTACCCATGTCGACGATGTGGCGGCGGGTCTGCTGGCCATGATCCGGGCGCCAGAGCTGCGCCACGCGGTCTACCACCTGTCGCATGGGCGCAACTGGTCGACGTTCGAAGTTGCAGATGCTGTGCGCGCCGCCGTTCCGGGAGCCGTTGTCGAGGTCGGGCCAGGGACAGAGCCATGGACCACATGGAACCGTATGCGGGGGCCGCTCGCGGGGACGCGCATGCTGGACGATGCGGGCTTCGCCCCGCGGTTGCCGCTGGAAGACGGCGTCGCGGCCTTTGCGGACTGGATGAGAGCGAATCCGGGACACCTGAAACGGTAGTCGCCGGGCAATAACAATCGGCCGGCGTGCCGGTCAGGGAGGAAACGATGGACTTCAAGAATGTTTTGGTGACCGGGGCAGGGGGCCTGTTGGGCCAGCATGTGGTGCGGGAACTGGACGGGCGCTGCTCGGTCGAGGGGTTCGACCTCAAGGCGGGGTCAGCCGACATCAAATGGCACGTCGGAAATCTGACGGACGCCGCGTCGGTGGCCAAGGCGGTCGAAGGGAAGGATGCGATTGTCCAGATTGCCGCGATCCCGAACATCTGGTCGGGCACTGGCGAGGTGACCATGCAGGTCAACGTCGTCGGCCTTTATAACCTCCTTTCAGCCGCGGAAGAGGCGGGCGTCCGTCGTGTGGTGATCTGCTCCAGCGACTCGGTGGTTGGCTTTACGGTGAACGAAGGCGCGATGCGCCCGCCGCAATACCTGCCGGTGGATCTGGACCATCCGCTGAACGCTACGGACCCCTATGCGCTCAGCAAGATCCTCGGCGAAGAGATGGGCCGCAGTTTTGCCAGCAGAGGAAAGCTGGAAATCCTCGTAATGCGACCGGTTTTCGTGGCCTATCCCGAGATGTACGGCGAAATTCGCACGCGGTCGCAGTCACCCTCGACGTACAAGGGGCAGATGGCGGGCGGGCCGTCCTCTGCCGGGGGCGGCCCGTGCTGGCATCACATCGACCCTCGCGATGCGGCCCGCGCCTTCCGGATGGGACTGGAGATGACCTATCGCGGCTTCGATAAGTTCTTTCTGTCGGCCAATGTCACTCTGGCACCGGAACCGACGCTGGAACGCCTTCGCAAAGCCGTCGGCCATCTGCCTGAGATCCGTGATCCCGCGGTTTACGAGAACAATCCCTACGCGCCGCTGTACGATCTGAGCCATACCCGGGACGTGCTGGGCTTCGAGGCGGAATACGACGCACGATCTGTGTCGCTCTTGCAGGATGCAGGGTGATGGCAACGACAGTGCGCTCGACCCGATACCTTCCCGTCGATCTGACGGGCCAACGGGTGTTGGTTACCGGTGCCGCCACAGGCATCGGGCGCGTGATCGCCGAGGGCTTCGCGGCAGCCGGGGCACGCGTGCATGTCTGCGACGTCTCGGAAGAGGCACTTTCCGCGCTGGCGCGGGATCAGCCCGAAATCGGGGTCTCAAGGGCGGATGTCGCTGATCCCGAGGTGGTTGCCGCGATGTTCGACGAACTGCAGGCAACGTTCGGCGGGCTGGATATCCTCGTCAACAATGCCGGGATCGCCGGACCGACAGGACCGGTTCAGGACGTCGGCGCCGAAGCTCTGCGGCGCACGATGGCAGTGGATGTCGAAGCCCTGTTTCACTGCTGCGCCAAAGCCGTGCCGATGATGCAAGGCAATGGCGGCGGCCATATCGTCAACCTCGCCTCGGTCGCCGGACGGCTGTCCTATTCCAACCGCACGCCCTATGCGGCGGCGAAATGGGGGGTTGTCGGCTTCACCAAGAGCCTTGCGCTGGAAGTGGGTCGCGAGGGTATCCGGGTCAATGCGATCTTGCCGGGCCATGTGAACACGACCCGGTTCCGCGGGGTCGTCGAACGACGGGCGGCCACTCTTGGCGTGACACCGGAGGAGATGGAGCGCGAGGTGCTGGCGCCGGTCGCGCTTGGGACAACGGTGGAATGCGAGGACATCGCCAATATGGCGCTGTTCCTGTGCTCCCCCTTCGGCAGCGCCGTGACGGGGCAGGCGCTCAGCGTCTGCGGCGGCGTCGAGATGATGCGATGAAGATGGCAGGTCATAAGCGCCGTGAGGGCTTCGACAGGGCCGGAACGAATATTGGAAAGGTTTCGTGGGAATCTGTAGGTTGGTGGTCCGGCACGGCTTCTCTGACCCCGCGTGTGCTGCCGAGAAATGGAGTGGAGTGAGGCAATGCCAGAAACATCGGTTGTTCCGGAAGATGTCGCAGACGGATCGCAGAACGCGGAGTCCAGCCGCGAACGCGGCGGCGGGATTCAGTCGATCGAACGCGCCTTTTCCATCCTGACCCAGATCAGTCAGCAAGACGACGGGATCAATCTTGCCGATTTGTCCAAAGCGGTCGGTCTGCACACCAGCACGACCTTTCATCTGGTCCGGACCATGGTCGAACTGGGTGTCGTGCGGCAGGCCAAGGACACGAAGCGCTATCACCTCGGACGCATGATCTTCAGTCTCGCGGCCAGTTCCTCGCGCGAGGTCGATCTGATCGCGACCGCCACGCCCTATCTGGAGTCGCTGGCGCAGGGCAGCGGTGAAGGCAGCCACTTCGCGATGTTGTCTGGCGACGATGTCGTGATCGTGGCCCGCGGTGCAGGAACCGGAGCGTTTCAGATGGTAGAGCGGGCGGGCGGCGTGCGTCCCGCGCATTGCACCGGAATTGGCAAGGTGTTGCTCGCCGGGATGGACGACGCCCGGTTCGAGGCATGGCTGGGCGGCACCACTCTGAAGGCTTTGACCGCAAAAAGCATCACCGATCCCGAGAAACTGCGCCTTGAGATCGAACAGGTGCGCAAGACGGGCGTCGGGTACGACGACGCCGAATACGATGACGAAGTGCGATGCGTCGCCTGTCCGGTTCGGGACTTCTCCGGACAGGTCGTGGGGGCGGTCGGGGTTTCCGGACCGATCTGGCGGATGACCCTTCAGCGCATGGAAAGCATCACGCACTCGGTTCGCCAGACCGCGGTGCACCTGTCCAAAGACCTCGGCTACAGCCGCGACTGATCCACCCGGCTGGTGCCTATCGGTGGCCGGTCGACGACACCCTTTTTAGACTTTTCACATTGTCGCATCGCTTGCGAAGACATGGGAGGCACAGATGCAGACCGACCGAGGCATCCTCGCCATCTGGCACGACATCGAGCCCGACCAGACCGACGCGGTTCTGGATTGGTACAACAAGGAACATCACTTCGAGCGCCTCGCGGTGCCGGGGTTCCGTATGGTGCGCCGCTACACCGCCGTGGAGGGCGCGCCCGAGCTTTTCATCCATTACGAAACGGACGGTGCCTCTG is a genomic window of Ponticoccus alexandrii containing:
- a CDS encoding NAD-dependent epimerase/dehydratase family protein, with amino-acid sequence MALLITGATGHVGLTLVRLALAEGFDVVAQHRAPVAEALKEELGPRVQWARCDLSDAFSTAAGLAAFQIDVCVHTAAVPNDRIAAGIPWETVQTNAVATSALLELARQQGWRFVYVSTGSVFQNDMDLSVPVLEDTALSPRTLYGSTKAAGELFTGMYRNQFGLSAATVRIGFVYGPPLVPAQWDLPRGPLVAFLREAMLGIPVRETSGGDFVASFTHVDDVAAGLLAMIRAPELRHAVYHLSHGRNWSTFEVADAVRAAVPGAVVEVGPGTEPWTTWNRMRGPLAGTRMLDDAGFAPRLPLEDGVAAFADWMRANPGHLKR
- a CDS encoding cupin domain-containing protein, whose translation is MSERKSVIRNIVEVPWKEFPNHFGGALSKPLVDSEGLGAKHIDHRISCYEPMAYVALHKHKVQEQIYHVLSGEGLFEHDGEKTVVRAHDVIFIPPGVEHAFYNTGLDRLVFLVITSPPSDD
- a CDS encoding type II 3-dehydroquinate dehydratase, whose translation is MTKASQPWRILMLQGANMNWLGRREPERYGSTTAQELDAAMMNRAAECGVDLEIYYTNIEGEAINRIYQAAEDGMDGLLMNPAGFQYAGHALKDCLAAVRPTLPYIEVHITHRSIEGYLRSLTAEMCEGFVLGFGTDSYILGLDGMIRLLERRKA
- a CDS encoding NAD-dependent epimerase/dehydratase family protein, yielding MDFKNVLVTGAGGLLGQHVVRELDGRCSVEGFDLKAGSADIKWHVGNLTDAASVAKAVEGKDAIVQIAAIPNIWSGTGEVTMQVNVVGLYNLLSAAEEAGVRRVVICSSDSVVGFTVNEGAMRPPQYLPVDLDHPLNATDPYALSKILGEEMGRSFASRGKLEILVMRPVFVAYPEMYGEIRTRSQSPSTYKGQMAGGPSSAGGGPCWHHIDPRDAARAFRMGLEMTYRGFDKFFLSANVTLAPEPTLERLRKAVGHLPEIRDPAVYENNPYAPLYDLSHTRDVLGFEAEYDARSVSLLQDAG
- a CDS encoding IclR family transcriptional regulator; its protein translation is MPETSVVPEDVADGSQNAESSRERGGGIQSIERAFSILTQISQQDDGINLADLSKAVGLHTSTTFHLVRTMVELGVVRQAKDTKRYHLGRMIFSLAASSSREVDLIATATPYLESLAQGSGEGSHFAMLSGDDVVIVARGAGTGAFQMVERAGGVRPAHCTGIGKVLLAGMDDARFEAWLGGTTLKALTAKSITDPEKLRLEIEQVRKTGVGYDDAEYDDEVRCVACPVRDFSGQVVGAVGVSGPIWRMTLQRMESITHSVRQTAVHLSKDLGYSRD
- a CDS encoding NAD-dependent epimerase/dehydratase family protein translates to MARIFITGGSGFVGAAIVERLAQRGDDVAAFDIVEGPQLKTLRARYSNIAFFPGELTEWSQLAEAMKAFRADAVVHCAAVVGILNGASSRLWTMRVNVEGSLNVLSAMRLCDVPRMINLSSEEVYGTFSANRIDETHPCFPVKTYGISKFATEQLSRDFAEENGIEVIHIRTCWVYGPGLPRPRIPKTFVDAAVEGRSLHLEGGAEYRVDQVYIDDLTDGLIAALDHQAHRHDVYHISTGEAPTLGQMVDWIREIVPDADVSISSGPYQVGPGVVAVRKGALDCDRACRAFGYKPKFTLRDGLAACVAARRQVLADA
- a CDS encoding SDR family oxidoreductase; translated protein: MATTVRSTRYLPVDLTGQRVLVTGAATGIGRVIAEGFAAAGARVHVCDVSEEALSALARDQPEIGVSRADVADPEVVAAMFDELQATFGGLDILVNNAGIAGPTGPVQDVGAEALRRTMAVDVEALFHCCAKAVPMMQGNGGGHIVNLASVAGRLSYSNRTPYAAAKWGVVGFTKSLALEVGREGIRVNAILPGHVNTTRFRGVVERRAATLGVTPEEMEREVLAPVALGTTVECEDIANMALFLCSPFGSAVTGQALSVCGGVEMMR
- a CDS encoding thiamine pyrophosphate-binding protein, which produces MGTALALTDSSAFYAITANVPTSQFNRSPFQEINRHNQADFNNVMRPIVKRSYQPTRVEMLPLALRQSWSTMLSGRPGPVNLDVPFNVFQETADVELEHGHKIVLNERRSAASSEDIARCVDLLLASQKPALFVGHGVVLSEASKELTELAHRLKLPVIASPNGMGSLDMEDPLSLGFIGRNGAYAANQAGRLSDLVIAIGARFDDRSSSSWLPGYSWNFPATKLVHVDVDHAELGRSYAPDIPILADARSFLRQVLAELDARGIESHVHNQYWLDDIKVWKKEWDDFTRPNFELHTKPIRPERIVEDCQKVLSDDTIMTFDAGIHHNWFMQFWKARRPQNMLNSWGFSGMGFGPAAALGAKLAAPDRPVVSVCGDGGFAMVPHVLCTAVEYNIPVVWVVWNNFAWGAIRDLQYGLFNGREIGTGFYSGPNSEPYNPDFAGWAKAAGVDAVTVTKSEDFAGALEHAVRTNRPYLIDVHVDADVRPPATGAWQLPPIPFKEPAFGERTLQPGAR